A DNA window from Arachis duranensis cultivar V14167 chromosome 3, aradu.V14167.gnm2.J7QH, whole genome shotgun sequence contains the following coding sequences:
- the LOC107477289 gene encoding NAD(H) kinase 1: MAPNKLNSSSGNSSVHGSQSDNGFISSFSLFPEKAVQELLQSPVQGSDDHLIEFSEALRTVAKALRRVAEGKASAQAEAAEWKRKFELERARNLQFDSTEKSSLENQADLGDVRTNNPANHPPLSKKANERFERCCSSNGICSHEVLRDGKSDSDSKMVRKASFKLSWYCKGEQSDQHKHDVVSFEKGNITTAERSSKQISLKWESSPQTVLILTKPNSASVQILCVEMVRWLRQQKKLNIYVEPRVRVDLLTESSYFNFVETWNDDKEVLALHTKVDLVITLGGDGTVLWAASMFKGPVPPIVPFSLGSLGFMTPFYSEHYKECLDSILKGPISIALRHRLQCHVIRDAAKNEYEAEEPILVLNEVTIDRGISSFLTNLECYCDNSFVTCVQGDGLILSTTSGSTAYSLAAGGSMVHPQVPGILFTPICPHSLSFRPLILPEHVTLRVQVPFNSRSPAWASFDGKDRKQLEPGDALVCSMAPWPVPTACLVDSTNDFLRSIHEGLHWNLRKTQSFDGPRES; this comes from the exons ATGGCCCCTAACAAGCTCAATTCATCAtcg GGAAACTCAAGTGTACATGGTTCACAGTCTGATAATGGTTTTATCAGTTCGTTTTCTCTATTCCCCGAGAAAGCGGTGCAAGAACTTCTTCAGTCTCCAGTCCAGGGATCAGACGACCATCTTATAGAGTTCTCGGAGGCGTTAAGAA CCGTTGCGAAGGCCTTAAGGCGAGTAGCTGAAGGAAAAGCTTCTGCTCAAGCTGAGGCCGCTGAATGGAAACGGAAATTCGAGTTGGAGAGGGCGCGGAATCTACAGTTTGATTCTACAG agaAATCATCCCTAGAAAATCAAGCAGATCTTGGTGATGTGAGGACAAACAACCCCGCCAACCATCCTCCCTTATCTAAGAAAGCTAATGAGCGGTTTGAAAGATGTTGTTCAAGCAATGGTATTTGCTCCCATGAAGTTCTTAGGGATGGGAAATCTGATTCTGATTCCAAAATGGTCAGAAAG GCTTCGTTTAAACTTTCATGGTATTGCAAAGGTGAGCAAAGTGACCAGCACAAACATGACGTTGTCTCTTTCGAAAAAGGAAATATAACCACCGCAGAGCGCAGTAGTAAGCAG ATATCTTTGAAGTGGGAATCAAGCCCGCAGACAGTGCTCATATTGACCAAACCAAATTCAGCTTCAGTTCAAATTCTCTGTGTTGAAATGGTTAG ATGGCTGAGGCAGCAAAAGAAGCTAAATATCTATGTTGAACCACGTGTCAGGGTGGATCTTTTGACCGAGTCATCATACTTCAACTTTGTTGAAACCTGGAATGATG ATAAGGAAGTTCTGGCACTGCACACTAAAGTTGACCTGGTAATAACGCTTGGCGGTGATGGAACTGTCCTATGG GCGGCATCTATGTTCAAAGGGCCAGTACCGCCCATCGTCCCCTTCTCTTTAGGTTCTCTCGGCTTCATGACCCCTTTTT ATAGCGAGCATTATAAAGAGtgccttgattcaattttgAAGGGTCCCATTAGTATTGCGTTACGACACCGGCTGCAATGCCATGTCATACGAGATGCAGCTAAAAATGAATACGAAGCTGAAGAACCAATACTTGTCCTAAATGAGGTTACGATTGACCGTGGAATATCATCCTTTCTCACAAATCTCGAATGTTATTGTGACAACTCCTTCGTCACGTGTGTGCAAGGCGACGGATTAATCTTATCTACAACATCTGGCAGCACTGCGTATTCATTGGCAGCCGGCGGTTCAATGGTCCATCCTCAG GTTCCAGGTATTTTGTTCACGCCAATATGCCCACATTCTCTATCGTTTAGGCCATTGATATTACCTGAGCATGTAACTTTGAGGGTGCAAGTGCCATTCAATAGCAGAAGCCCTGCATGGGCCTCTTTTGATGGCAAGGACAGGAAGCAATTAGAACCAGGGGATGCCCTTGTGTGCAGCATGGCGCCGTGGCCAGTTCCCACGGCGTGCCTTGTTGATTCTACCAACGATTTCTTGCGCAGTATTCACGAGGGACTCCATTGGAACTTGAGAAAGACACAATCATTCGACGGTCCTCGTGAATCATAA